The Rhizobium glycinendophyticum genome window below encodes:
- a CDS encoding recombinase family protein: MTAKNAKTAIIYARYSTDRQTDVSIETQVELCQSFIEDRGWQLVDTYSDRAVSGSDYMTRPGIQRVLERITSGKVDLVLCVTVDRISRDAEHGNGFLKRLRYHNTELWTVYGGSSVTDIEMSLRVTLSQELIAQIRYRTREGMKTAVRRGKATTCLAYGYRVKLAYDAHGERIPGLREVDPVQAEIVQEIFRSYADGMSPSQIAVELNRRGIPGPRAAAWRDTAIRGHVDRGTGILNNELYLGRAIWNRREYRKIRTRNAESPAIMIATTGSSTNARNCALSPTFFGPPSSGGS; the protein is encoded by the coding sequence ATGACCGCAAAAAACGCCAAAACCGCCATTATATACGCACGCTACTCCACTGATCGACAGACAGATGTGTCCATCGAGACCCAGGTCGAACTGTGTCAGAGCTTCATCGAGGACCGTGGTTGGCAGCTGGTCGACACCTACTCCGACAGAGCGGTCAGCGGCTCCGACTACATGACGCGCCCAGGCATCCAGCGCGTTCTGGAACGGATCACGAGCGGCAAGGTCGACCTCGTCCTGTGCGTGACGGTTGACCGCATTTCACGCGACGCCGAGCACGGCAATGGATTCTTGAAGCGCCTCCGCTACCACAACACCGAGCTATGGACAGTGTACGGCGGCTCTTCGGTCACGGATATCGAGATGAGCCTTCGCGTGACACTCAGCCAAGAGCTCATCGCCCAAATTCGGTATAGGACACGTGAGGGCATGAAGACCGCGGTCCGCCGAGGCAAGGCCACGACATGCCTTGCCTACGGCTACCGGGTCAAACTCGCGTACGATGCGCATGGAGAGCGCATCCCGGGCCTGCGCGAGGTCGACCCGGTACAAGCCGAGATCGTCCAGGAGATTTTCCGGTCGTATGCCGACGGAATGTCGCCGAGCCAGATCGCAGTCGAACTGAACCGTAGAGGCATTCCGGGCCCGCGCGCGGCTGCGTGGCGTGACACCGCGATCCGCGGTCATGTCGACCGCGGGACCGGCATCCTGAACAACGAGCTTTATCTCGGCAGGGCTATCTGGAACCGCCGCGAGTATCGCAAAATCCGGACACGGAACGCAGAATCGCCCGCCATAATGATAGCGACAACTGGGTCGTCGACGAACGCCCGGAACTGCGCATTATCCCCGACGTTCTTTGGTCCGCCGTCAAGCGGCGGCAGTTAG